In one Actinopolymorpha sp. NPDC004070 genomic region, the following are encoded:
- a CDS encoding LLM class F420-dependent oxidoreductase, producing MTSVADNSSGLRVGLKLAPQNTTVDHLRSVWKLADQAGFDSVWNFDHFAAIHGDPEGDVLEGWTLLAAMAESTQRVRIGCMVTGVTYRHPAVLAKMAVTVDHLSGGRLEFGLGAAWAEIEHTMLGIDLGSVKGRLDRFEEACQVIRSLWTEPKTTFHGEHYHLTDALANPKPVQKPGPPLWIGGSGRRRTLKIVARYADAWNAAGGSVEEIAELSGVLDRHCQDVGRDPGQIRRTVQIRADEGTDHLLRQAEAFAGAGIGEVIVVVRGDDAVARAEQVAEVLPKLRSVG from the coding sequence ATGACTTCTGTCGCGGACAACTCCTCGGGGCTGCGAGTCGGACTCAAGCTCGCCCCCCAGAACACCACGGTCGACCACCTGCGCAGCGTGTGGAAGCTGGCCGACCAGGCCGGTTTCGACAGCGTCTGGAACTTCGACCACTTCGCCGCCATCCACGGCGACCCCGAAGGCGACGTCCTCGAGGGCTGGACGCTGCTCGCGGCGATGGCCGAGAGCACCCAGCGGGTGCGGATCGGCTGCATGGTCACCGGCGTCACCTACCGGCACCCGGCCGTCCTGGCGAAGATGGCGGTGACCGTCGACCACCTGTCCGGCGGCCGGCTGGAGTTCGGCCTGGGCGCGGCGTGGGCGGAGATCGAGCACACCATGCTCGGCATCGACCTGGGCAGTGTGAAGGGACGCCTGGACCGGTTCGAGGAAGCCTGCCAGGTGATCAGGTCGCTGTGGACCGAGCCGAAGACCACCTTCCACGGTGAGCACTACCACCTGACCGACGCGCTGGCCAACCCCAAGCCGGTGCAGAAGCCGGGGCCACCGCTGTGGATCGGCGGCAGCGGGCGCCGGCGGACCCTGAAGATCGTCGCGCGGTACGCCGACGCCTGGAACGCCGCGGGCGGCTCCGTGGAGGAGATCGCCGAGCTGTCCGGGGTGCTCGACCGGCACTGCCAGGACGTGGGCCGGGACCCGGGCCAGATCCGGCGTACGGTCCAGATCCGTGCGGACGAGGGCACCGACCACCTGCTGCGGCAGGCCGAGGCGTTCGCCGGGGCCGGCATCGGCGAGGTGATCGTCGTGGTGCGCGGCGACGACGCCGTGGCGCGGGCCGAACAGGTCGCCGAGGTCCTGCCCAAGCTGCGCTCGGTCGGCTGA
- a CDS encoding glutamate mutase L, which produces MKDAPPGCGDARPEPRRVLCVDFGSTFTKAALVDVTTGHLVATGSHRTTIGTDLMEALDVLRTDLAEATGEEPKWPVRACSSAGGGLRIAVVGNERLVTVEAGERVATSSGGRVVHVAAGVLNATALTALAASAPDLVLLVGGTDGGNTAVLRANARALADAASTSASDSTSALTVPVVVAGNAACGPEVAQVLADAGVAALVTDNVLPRIGVVCPDPARASIRDMFVRHVIGGKHLSRRDEFARIVVGATPDLVLRGVEVLARTCGVPGVVVVDVGGATTDVHSVVEPDPEDAGLGREVVATLPVSRTVEGDLGLRWNAPEIVRAAVKARLLDEAEGTEAATLRTEAEHRKANPGFVATTQAEIDVDVRLAELAVKLALRRHAGRSQVVTGPAGPTVDRAGKDLREVGLLVGSGGLLRHLDPELARTVVAAGLAGAAGHGRLVPEHPDLAVDRDYVLAAVGLLAPDHPDAAAALAARLVPAAGPRA; this is translated from the coding sequence GTGAAGGACGCCCCACCCGGATGCGGCGACGCGCGGCCCGAGCCGCGGCGGGTCCTGTGCGTCGACTTCGGGTCGACGTTCACCAAGGCCGCGCTGGTCGACGTGACGACCGGACACCTGGTCGCCACCGGCAGCCACCGCACCACCATCGGCACCGACCTGATGGAGGCGCTGGACGTCCTGCGTACCGACCTCGCGGAGGCGACCGGTGAGGAGCCGAAGTGGCCGGTCCGCGCGTGCTCGAGCGCCGGCGGCGGCCTGCGGATAGCGGTCGTCGGCAACGAGCGACTGGTGACCGTGGAGGCCGGCGAACGCGTCGCCACCTCCTCCGGCGGCCGGGTGGTCCACGTGGCGGCCGGCGTCCTCAATGCCACCGCGCTGACCGCGCTGGCGGCGTCCGCACCCGACCTGGTCCTGCTGGTCGGCGGCACCGACGGCGGCAACACCGCGGTGCTGCGCGCCAACGCGCGGGCGCTGGCCGACGCGGCGTCCACGTCAGCCTCCGACTCGACCTCGGCCCTGACCGTCCCGGTCGTCGTGGCCGGCAACGCCGCTTGTGGCCCGGAGGTCGCGCAGGTGCTGGCCGACGCCGGCGTCGCGGCGTTGGTCACCGACAACGTTCTGCCGCGCATCGGCGTGGTGTGCCCTGACCCGGCCAGGGCCTCGATCCGGGACATGTTCGTCCGGCACGTGATCGGCGGCAAGCACCTGTCCCGGCGGGACGAGTTCGCCCGCATCGTCGTGGGCGCCACGCCCGACCTGGTGCTGCGCGGGGTGGAGGTGCTGGCCCGCACCTGTGGTGTGCCGGGCGTGGTCGTGGTGGACGTCGGCGGGGCCACCACGGACGTGCACTCGGTGGTCGAGCCCGACCCGGAGGACGCCGGGCTGGGCCGGGAGGTCGTCGCCACCCTGCCGGTCAGCCGCACCGTCGAGGGCGATCTGGGCCTGCGGTGGAACGCGCCGGAGATCGTCCGTGCCGCCGTCAAGGCTCGGTTGCTCGACGAGGCGGAAGGGACCGAGGCCGCAACCCTGCGGACAGAAGCCGAACACCGTAAGGCGAATCCGGGGTTCGTCGCCACGACGCAAGCAGAGATTGACGTCGACGTACGGCTGGCCGAACTCGCCGTCAAGCTGGCCCTGCGCCGGCACGCCGGACGTTCTCAGGTCGTCACCGGCCCGGCGGGTCCGACGGTCGACCGGGCCGGCAAGGACCTGCGCGAGGTGGGCCTGCTGGTGGGCTCGGGCGGGCTGCTGCGGCACCTCGACCCAGAACTCGCCCGGACGGTCGTGGCCGCGGGGCTGGCCGGAGCCGCCGGGCACGGCCGGCTGGTCCCCGAGCACCCGGACCTCGCCGTCGACCGAGACTACGTACTCGCCGCCGTGGGACTGCTGGCGCCCGACCACCCCGACGCGGCCGCCGCGCTGGCCGCCCGGCTGGTGCCGGCCGCAGGACCCCGCGCGTGA
- a CDS encoding MazG nucleotide pyrophosphohydrolase domain-containing protein — MTGDRLNLDQLTDRAMRVHALYDQLNEQERGRTWNREEFMLGFVGDVGDLAKLVMAQEGARNMPGGREALCHELADCLWSVLVLAKLYDVDLDAEFRRTVDELEKKISARLSDSPVGAR, encoded by the coding sequence ATGACCGGGGACCGGCTGAATCTCGACCAGCTCACCGACCGCGCGATGCGGGTGCACGCGCTCTACGACCAGCTGAACGAGCAGGAGCGCGGGCGTACGTGGAACCGCGAGGAGTTCATGCTCGGCTTCGTCGGCGACGTGGGTGACCTGGCCAAGCTGGTGATGGCCCAGGAGGGTGCGCGGAACATGCCGGGCGGCCGGGAGGCCCTGTGTCACGAGCTGGCCGACTGCCTGTGGTCGGTCCTGGTCCTCGCGAAGCTGTACGACGTCGACCTGGATGCGGAGTTCCGGCGTACGGTCGACGAGCTGGAGAAGAAGATCTCCGCCAGGCTGTCGGACTCGCCGGTGGGAGCGCGGTGA
- a CDS encoding nucleotidyl transferase AbiEii/AbiGii toxin family protein, translating to MTTALQRGTVNTRWRDFADLYLLSGLHPVEGAELQGAIAEVAAFRHAELLPLADVLNGYATRAQSRWVAWRRKQGLADRLPSSFLELLGAVIAFTDPALTGTAANSKWDPRTRRWS from the coding sequence ATCACCACCGCGCTACAGCGCGGGACCGTCAACACGCGCTGGCGTGACTTCGCCGACTTGTACCTCCTTTCGGGGCTTCACCCTGTCGAGGGGGCCGAACTACAGGGCGCCATTGCCGAGGTCGCGGCCTTCCGCCACGCCGAGTTGTTGCCGCTTGCCGACGTTCTCAACGGTTACGCCACGCGGGCACAAAGCCGGTGGGTGGCCTGGAGGCGCAAACAAGGCCTGGCCGACCGTCTACCGTCGTCCTTTCTCGAACTGCTCGGCGCAGTGATCGCCTTTACCGACCCAGCACTGACAGGGACCGCTGCCAACAGCAAGTGGGACCCGAGGACACGGAGATGGAGCTAG
- a CDS encoding cystathionine gamma-synthase, translating into MNEQHRGFETQAIHAGQEADPATGAVITPIFATSTYAQDGVGRPRQGYEYSRTQNPTRAALEECLTALEQGVRGFAFASGMAAEDTLLRTVCRPGDHVVIPNDAYGGTYRLFAKVAQPWGVEHTPAHVSDVTAVRAAVRARPTSVLWVETPTNPLLSVADIAALADVAHEAGALLVVDNTFASPYLQQPLTLGADVVVHSTTKYCGGHSDVVGGALVTNNAELGERLAFHQNSMGAVAGPFDSWLVLRGLKTLAVRMERHCDNAERISSFLQAHPKVRQVLYPGLPQHAGHEVAAKQMRRYGGIVSFRHADGAEAAAEVCERTRVFTLAESLGGIESLIEHPGRMTHASAAGSPLEVPDDLVRLSVGIETVDDLLEDLAHALG; encoded by the coding sequence ATGAACGAGCAGCACCGCGGCTTCGAGACCCAGGCGATCCACGCAGGTCAGGAGGCCGACCCGGCGACCGGCGCGGTGATCACCCCGATCTTCGCCACCAGCACCTACGCGCAGGACGGCGTGGGGCGTCCCCGGCAGGGCTACGAGTACTCGCGTACGCAGAACCCCACCCGCGCCGCGCTGGAGGAGTGCCTGACCGCCCTGGAGCAGGGGGTTCGCGGGTTCGCGTTCGCCAGCGGCATGGCCGCCGAGGACACCCTGCTGCGGACCGTGTGCCGGCCCGGGGACCACGTGGTCATCCCGAACGACGCCTACGGCGGCACCTACCGGCTCTTCGCCAAGGTCGCCCAGCCGTGGGGGGTCGAGCACACGCCCGCGCACGTGTCCGACGTGACCGCGGTCCGGGCTGCCGTACGGGCCCGGCCCACGTCCGTGCTGTGGGTGGAGACGCCCACCAACCCGCTGCTGTCGGTCGCCGACATCGCGGCACTGGCCGACGTCGCGCACGAGGCGGGCGCGCTGCTCGTGGTCGACAACACCTTTGCCTCGCCGTATCTCCAGCAGCCGCTCACGCTGGGCGCCGACGTGGTGGTGCACTCGACCACGAAGTACTGCGGCGGCCACTCCGACGTCGTGGGCGGCGCGCTGGTCACCAACAACGCCGAGCTCGGCGAGCGGCTGGCGTTCCACCAGAACTCCATGGGAGCGGTGGCCGGGCCGTTCGACTCCTGGCTGGTGCTCCGCGGACTGAAGACGTTGGCCGTACGCATGGAACGCCACTGCGACAACGCCGAGCGGATCTCCTCCTTCCTGCAGGCGCACCCGAAGGTCCGCCAGGTGCTCTACCCCGGACTGCCCCAGCACGCGGGCCACGAGGTCGCGGCCAAACAGATGCGGAGGTACGGCGGAATCGTGTCGTTCCGGCACGCCGACGGCGCCGAGGCGGCCGCGGAGGTCTGCGAGCGGACGCGGGTGTTCACCCTCGCCGAGTCGCTGGGCGGCATCGAGTCGCTGATCGAGCACCCGGGCCGGATGACCCACGCCAGCGCCGCGGGCTCGCCGCTGGAGGTGCCCGACGACCTGGTGCGTCTCTCGGTCGGCATCGAGACCGTCGACGACCTGCTCGAGGACCTCGCCCACGCCCTCGGCTAA